GATGCATGGGCGGAGGGCTCGCCAGCACCTCCTGCGCGGCTCTCAACACCGCCTGGTACCGGACCGGGTTGACCCCGGGTGCGAGACCGGCCATCTCGAGCGTGCCGCCGAAGCGCAGCCGATCGCCGAGCGGCGTTACGACCACGCGCCGCTCCATCACGATCAGCGGCACGCGCGGCGCGACCGGAAGCGCGGCACCGGAGGAGATCGCAGGGACCGTGGCGCTGTAGCCCTTGGCCGGCTGCATCGGCATGCGCAGCCCGAGCGGCGCGGCCAGGGCCGGAGTCCACGCGCCCGCGGCGAGCACCACGAGATCCGCGGGAATCTCCTCGCTCGGCTGCTCAAGCAGCACGGCGCGGGCCCTGCCGCCCGAGATCAGGATGCGCGACACGCCGCATCCGGTGATTAGGTGCGCCCCGCGCGCCTGTAGCCCTGCGACAAGCGCCAGTGTGTAAGCATAGCAGTCGCCGTGAGCCTCGCCCTCGATGAACAGGGCCCCGCGGATGCGCCGGCTGAGCGCGGGCTCGAACTCAAGTGCCTCTTCCCGTGAGAGAAGCCTGCTCTGGAACCCATCCTCTCGCAGCGCGGCGTGCTCGTCGCGGGCCGCGCGATGAGCGTCATCCGAGAGGTAGACGTGAAGAAGGCCCTCCCTCCGGTATAGGAACTCTGGACCAATCTCGCGCGCCGTCTCCTCGAAGAGGTCGAGGCTTGCCCTGCTGAGCGTCAGCAGAGCGCGGAAGCCGCGCTCTGCTGACAGGGCGCCGCAGGCGCGTCGGAACCGCCAGAACCATCCGAGCAGCGCGGGCACAACCGTGGGGCGCACATAGAACGGGCTGTCGGGCACAAGCATCCAGCGGGCCGCTTGAGCGATCACCCCGGGCCCGGGAATCGGTTGCGAGTGGCTGGGCACGATCAGGCAGGCGTTGGCGTAGGAGCACTCGCGGCCTGCTTCGCCGCGGTCAACCAGGGTGACCCCCCAGCCGGATCGAGCCAGGTAGTGCGCGCAGGATGCGCCGATGACGCCGGCTCCGACCACGACAGCGCGGCCGCTCAACCAGTCCTCCTCTAGACGGGCGCCGGCGCCCAAAGGACCGCCGGCCGCCCGCCCGGTACTTCATCGAGCCGGATCAAGGCTCCTGTTCGGGGTGTTCTCGGTCCGCCTGCTCGAAACCGAACTTCCGCTTCCGGCCGGACCGATACTCCGACGTTCGGCTGGCAAGCGCTGTCCAAGCCCTGGAAGTCCCCTTGCTGCTGCTTTCATACAGAAGGGCCGCGTGTGCGGGGATTCCCACGCACAGTGCGTCACTGATCGCTGCAAGGTCGGCGCTCAGGAAGGCGAACTGCCATCCGTCGGCTTCGGTCCTCTCCCTTATCATCTTCTCTATCTGGTCCTTCCGGAATTCCTGGCTGGAGTTCTCCTGCCCATCTGTGACCACGGCCATGATTACCCTCGATGGGCGGTCCTCCTCTTTCAGTGCGGAGAGGCTCTTCTCAAGGTCATTGATGCCTCTGCCCATGGCATCGAGCAGAGGCGTCGATGCGCGTGGAACGTAGGTCTTGCGTGTGAGTTCGGGAACGCCCTGGATGGGCACAAAGCGATGGACGACCTCGTACGGATCCTGAGTGTCAAACTGCACGAGTGTGAGAGTCGCGGCTCCCGGCTGGGCCTTCTGCTCCTTGAGGAACGCGTTGAATCCGCCAATCGTGTCATCGCGGATACTCTCCATGGACCCCGTTCTGTCGAGGATGACCGAAATGTGCGTGTATTCCTGTTTCACTTCGAATCCCCCCTTCATGTCTGGTGCAGTGGTGGCGGCAAGGATTCCGGCTCGCCATAGCGAATCCCCCTTCTGCGAAGGCCGCAGTTGGCCGGGCACCTTGTCACCCGCGCATATCCGCTTTAGAGTATTATACACGCTAAAGCGAGAGTTGTCAATGCTATAGCGAACAGGGTGGGGGAGGCCGCATGGACGACGAAGCAAGGAAGCCCAGGGGGGTTCCCAGACGTTTCAGGACACACCTCAACTACGGGGAGGCCATCAGGCACCTCCGGCAGGAAGGCGGGATGAGCCGAGACGCCTTGGCCGCAGCATCCGACATCTCGCCTTCGTATCTCTACGAGGTTGAGCGCGGCTACAAGCGGCCTTCGACCGATGTGCTGGCCGCCCTGGCAGAGGCGCTCGGCCGGTCTCCCAGCGAGATGCTCGCCCACATCGAGGCGCGCTCAGAGACCCTGCCCGAGGCACAGGCCGAGAAGCCATCCACTCCGCCTACCGCTGAGTTGTACATGATGTCCCAGCGGCACGCCTCGCCGAGAGAGAGCGACGCGCTCCGCTACCTGCTGGAGCTTCTCGAGCACCTGAACGAGGATGACATCCGCCTCCTGCTCGCGCTGGCGCGCCGCCTGGCAGGCAGGAACCGGTAGTGCACGGGGCCGGGCGCATCGGCCGGGGGTGAGTCCATGCTTCGTCTGACGGTCCTGGGAGGCGCCGGCGAGATCGGCGGCAACAAGATACTGCTGGAGGATCGGGGAGCGGGCCTCCTCCTCGATTTCGGCATCAGCTACCGGCGTCGGGGTATGTTCTTCGAGGAGTATCTCAACCCCCGCACCGCGGCCGGCCTGACCGATCTGCTGGTCACAGGAGTGCTTCCGGCCGCACCCGGCCTCTACCGCCACGATCTGCTGGAGATGCTGAAGCGGGATGGGCATCCGGATCACCCCCAGCCGGGCGCGCTCGCGGTGCTGCCCCTCCACGACGAGCCCGCCGCAGCGGCGGTGCTGCTCTCGCACGCCCACCTCGACCATGCCGGGCACGTTAGCTTCCTGGACGAACGGATTCCGGTGTACTGCTCGGGCCTCACCCACGCCACCATCGAGGCCATGACGCAGAGCAGGGGGCGCGACTTCGAGACCGAGATCCTGAACTTCCTCTCCCGGCCGGCGCTTCCACCCTACGACGACGCCGTGCCGCGCCGCTTCGAGGCCGTGGAGGACGAGTTTGAGGCGGGAGGGATATCCTGCCGCGCACTGCCCGTGGATCACTCGATGCTGGGAGCCGTGGCCTTCCTCGTACGCACCTCGCGGGGAAACATCCTCTACACCGGCGACCTGCGCTTCCACGGACCCGAGGCGCACCTCAGTGAAGCCATGCTGGAGTCCGCTGCTGCCGAGGGTGTCTGGATGCTCATCACCGAGGGCACGCGTCTGGACGCCACCGAGCGCCGGACAGAGGATGACGTGTTCGCCGAGTGCCTGGAGGCCGTGCGCGGTTCGCGCGGGCCTGTGATCGCCGACTTCGCGCCGCGCGACCTCTACCGGCTCTCCACGTTTCTGGGCATCGCGAAGGAGACCGGCCGCTCGCTGGTAATACTTCCTCAAGACGCCCTCCTGCTGGAGCACCTGCACGGCCGGCACCCACTGGTGCCCGACCCCAGGAGAGAGCCCATCCTGATCCTCAAGGAGCGCAAGGCCAGCGGCACCTATCGAGATCAGGACTATGCGACCTGGGAGCGCCAGGTGCTGCGCTGGCCCACCGCGGGCACCGCGCGCGATCTGCGCTCATCGCGCTCGAGCCTGATCCTGGCGCTGTCCTTCTGGGACATCAACAACCTGATTGACCTGGGGGTGGGCGACGGGGACGATGCCCTCTTCATCCACTCGGCCAGCGAGGCTTACAGCGAGGAGCAGGCCGCCGATGAGCGGCGCCTCGGCAACTGGCTGAACCTGCTGGGAGTGCGCGCCCGCCTGCGCAGCCACGCCTCAGGACACGCCTGTCAGGCCGACCTGGTGCGCATGGCCAGGCGGCTGCGTCCCGAGATCCTGGTGCCGGTGCACACAGAGGCTCCGGGGTTGTGGAGTGAACTCGTGCCCGAGGTTCAGGTGGTGGAGCCGGAGGCCGGGGTGGAGATGCGGTGGTAGGATGCGGCCCGGATGCGGGGT
Above is a window of Armatimonadota bacterium DNA encoding:
- a CDS encoding FAD-dependent oxidoreductase, with the protein product MGAGARLEEDWLSGRAVVVGAGVIGASCAHYLARSGWGVTLVDRGEAGRECSYANACLIVPSHSQPIPGPGVIAQAARWMLVPDSPFYVRPTVVPALLGWFWRFRRACGALSAERGFRALLTLSRASLDLFEETAREIGPEFLYRREGLLHVYLSDDAHRAARDEHAALREDGFQSRLLSREEALEFEPALSRRIRGALFIEGEAHGDCYAYTLALVAGLQARGAHLITGCGVSRILISGGRARAVLLEQPSEEIPADLVVLAAGAWTPALAAPLGLRMPMQPAKGYSATVPAISSGAALPVAPRVPLIVMERRVVVTPLGDRLRFGGTLEMAGLAPGVNPVRYQAVLRAAQEVLASPPPMHQAEAWYGFRPVTPDGLPLIGPAPGIDGLIVAAGHAMLGFTQAPITGKLVAEIADGRPPSVPLEPFRVDRF
- a CDS encoding helix-turn-helix transcriptional regulator, which translates into the protein MDDEARKPRGVPRRFRTHLNYGEAIRHLRQEGGMSRDALAAASDISPSYLYEVERGYKRPSTDVLAALAEALGRSPSEMLAHIEARSETLPEAQAEKPSTPPTAELYMMSQRHASPRESDALRYLLELLEHLNEDDIRLLLALARRLAGRNR
- a CDS encoding MBL fold metallo-hydrolase, whose amino-acid sequence is MLRLTVLGGAGEIGGNKILLEDRGAGLLLDFGISYRRRGMFFEEYLNPRTAAGLTDLLVTGVLPAAPGLYRHDLLEMLKRDGHPDHPQPGALAVLPLHDEPAAAAVLLSHAHLDHAGHVSFLDERIPVYCSGLTHATIEAMTQSRGRDFETEILNFLSRPALPPYDDAVPRRFEAVEDEFEAGGISCRALPVDHSMLGAVAFLVRTSRGNILYTGDLRFHGPEAHLSEAMLESAAAEGVWMLITEGTRLDATERRTEDDVFAECLEAVRGSRGPVIADFAPRDLYRLSTFLGIAKETGRSLVILPQDALLLEHLHGRHPLVPDPRREPILILKERKASGTYRDQDYATWERQVLRWPTAGTARDLRSSRSSLILALSFWDINNLIDLGVGDGDDALFIHSASEAYSEEQAADERRLGNWLNLLGVRARLRSHASGHACQADLVRMARRLRPEILVPVHTEAPGLWSELVPEVQVVEPEAGVEMRW